gttgctcctggagctgtatctgagctcagtgccataggcatctggctttaCATATGTCTTATATGGGTgtatgagctagctagctagcaagtggGCATGAGAGTACTCCACCGTGAGTGGCATGTATGCATGCGTGAGGGAATTCATCCTCCCCGGATGGATGGATGTGAGCCCATATATATAGTGTGGAGCTAGCTTGATATGTAAGCTATGTGGGTAGCCTAGGAAGTAAGCTAGGTAGTAGCATGGGAACAAGGGGGCATgatggggtgtcatgcttgtcccctgggtcacttcataaatagtgccaggggacaagtgacactatacatgatgacaTGAGGTACAGCCGTCCCGTCCGCGGTATGGACGCCACGtcagggtcttgtcggtgtcgggtcgggttgcagtcggcagccggctggttggcgtagtcggcagccggctggttggcgcagtcggcagcccgcagagcagtcggacgagaagccggcaggagcggccggacagtcggactgaggggctttgctagccccgatgtcttgaaatatcgtcttgccgtcctcggagtacccgtggtcaattactccgacaATGGTGGATTCAGAAATATTGTTTGTAATAATTTGTAAGGTCTTCGAGAATagttaataaagtggccgtatgcatcttccagatgcagaggccgggggtcatccttcttttctaaaaaattATGGGCTACCTTTGTTGGTTGCCATTACCCACAAACATCATCACTTTAAAAGTAGTGACATTCAACTAATAATATATAATGGGTGTGAATAGGCCTCAGTCGGGTGAGATTTAATCAAGTCTAAATCAAAGTGACATCATATATGAGAAAGAAAAAACTAAAAGGAATTGCATGAATTTTCATGCAAAATCTCACGATTATAGCACCTACTTAGACAtaaccaagtctcagtcgactgagatttagctaCACTTTATAACACTTTATAGATATAATTTTTTGAGGATTAAGATAACAAATTCTTCTTCTCAGATGATGCTGATAATAGATAGATTTATGGAGGTACGGGTGCTCCAAGTTGCATTCTACAGAATACAGACCATGTCACACTAATCTACTGTTGGGTTTAACTTCCCAATTTTGAGAGATCCCCAGCCTATGCATATCGCTTCATCATTTTTGAACACTAAAGGTGAAATTGCTAGACGATCCCCAAGAACTTTTTGATGGGATGTTCCAGCTGCTTCATGACGGTCTCCCAGCCAGCATGTGTGGGGTGTGCATCGTCCCAGAAGAAGAATTGGCTACGGTCCGGGCATAGGGAGTAAAGGGGCGGATAGTCCTTGGCCTGCCGTCCACAGTAGTTGTTAGCTCTATAGCCCTCGCAGCACGGCTTCCGCGTATTCTTGAACTGCTTGTACGACTTTGAACCTTCAGGTAGAGATTAATAAGTCATATAGAGCAACAAAAGGAAAAACAGAGCAAACAATCTGATCAATATGTAGTGTTGATCCAATCTTTCTCATCATAATATGCTCACACAAATGGACGTACCATGGTCAATGATGTTACCAAATGCGGTGTTCAGAtcgactatgaggacacctttctTCCTGCCTAGCTTTTGTTTCAGGATTTTGTTGTGCTGCAATGCAGCATTGTTGCCTATGTAATCGCACTCTTTGTACTTGCTCGCCCTGGACCACAATGGCGTGCAACCAATAGGGTGTAGGTTGTTCACCAGAATCCTCTTCACTCCAAGGGCTCGCAGCCGGTCCACAATGGCCACGGTCTGGTTCCCCAAGCCCTCGATCACAGGGGTCAGCTACACCAAAACTTGGTAAGCTATAGACAAATGTGTGAATTGATCAATTTTAATGTGTTAATTCCTCCTACTTGGTACTCACGTCGAGTATGCCGGCGTCGTAATAGGTCTTGTAGTCGTTGCCTGAGATGGCGAGGAGTGCGACAGAGTGGGTAACTCTATTTTTTGAGATAGTTCCGCTTTTGACCATACTCTCGAACAGGTCGACCTGCTCGCCCACGGTTATCATCACTTCAGGACTGTGGTACACGGCGGNNNNNNNNNNNNNNNNNNNNNNNNNNNNNNNNNNNNNNNNNNNNNNNNNNNNNNNNNNNNNNNNNNNNNNNNNNNNNNNNNNNNNNNNNNNNNNNNNNNNNNNNNNNNNNNNNNNNNNNNNNNNNNNNNNNNNNNNNNNNNNNNNNNNNNNNNNNNNNNNNNNNNNNNNNNNNNNNNNNNNNNNNNNNNNNNNNNNNNNNNNNNNNNNNNNNNNNNNNNNNNNNNNNNNNNNNNNNNNNNNNNNNNNNNNNNNNNNNNNNNNNNNNNNNNNNNNNNNNNNNNNNNNNNNNNNNNNNNNNNNNNNNNN
The window above is part of the Triticum aestivum cultivar Chinese Spring chromosome 2A, IWGSC CS RefSeq v2.1, whole genome shotgun sequence genome. Proteins encoded here:
- the LOC123186341 gene encoding GDSL esterase/lipase At5g03600-like, which produces MITVGEQVDLFESMVKSGTISKNRVTHSVALLAISGNDYKTYYDAGILDLTPVIEGLGNQTVAIVDRLRALGVKRILVNNLHPIGCTPLWSRASKYKECDYIGNNAALQHNKILKQKLGRKKGVLIVDLNTAFGNIIDHGSKSYKQFKNTRKPCCEGYRANNYCGRQAKDYPPLYSLCPDRSQFFFWDDAHPTHAGWETVMKQLEHPIKKFLGIV